In one Bosea sp. RAC05 genomic region, the following are encoded:
- a CDS encoding alkene reductase, which translates to MTRSDPSHPTLFSPLRLGDIDLANRVVMAPLTRNRATHGNDAPNALNVEYYRQRAGAGLIISEATQISQQGQGYVWTPGMYTAEQVAGWRAVTDAVHAEGGKIIAQLWHVGRISHVSLQPGGQAPVAPSAIPAKGKTYVESGFVDVSAPRALALEELPGIVADYVKAAENAKAAGFDGIEIHAANGYLLDQFLRDGTNTRSDAYGGSIENRTRLTLEVVDAVVNVFGKGRVGIRLSPVTPANDARDSDPQPLFAHLVARLDEAGLAFIHVIEGATGGPRDFLPFDYDALRKAFRGAYIANNGFDRASAIEAVASGRVDAVAFGRLFIANPDLVDRLRRDSALNTPEPSLFYGGDGKGYTDYPTLQDAAA; encoded by the coding sequence ATGACCCGATCCGATCCGTCCCACCCGACGCTGTTTTCGCCGTTGCGCCTCGGCGACATCGATCTCGCCAACCGCGTCGTCATGGCGCCGCTGACGCGCAATCGCGCGACCCATGGCAATGATGCGCCCAACGCGCTCAATGTCGAGTATTATCGCCAGCGCGCCGGCGCGGGCCTGATCATCTCCGAGGCCACGCAGATCTCGCAGCAGGGCCAGGGCTATGTCTGGACGCCCGGCATGTACACCGCCGAGCAGGTCGCCGGCTGGAGGGCCGTGACCGACGCCGTCCATGCCGAGGGCGGCAAGATCATCGCCCAGCTCTGGCATGTCGGCCGCATCAGCCATGTCTCGCTGCAGCCCGGTGGGCAGGCGCCGGTCGCCCCCTCCGCCATCCCCGCCAAGGGCAAGACCTATGTCGAGAGCGGCTTCGTCGACGTCTCGGCGCCGCGCGCGCTCGCGCTGGAGGAACTGCCGGGGATCGTCGCCGACTATGTGAAGGCGGCCGAGAACGCCAAGGCCGCCGGCTTCGACGGCATCGAGATCCATGCCGCCAATGGCTATCTGCTCGACCAGTTCCTGCGCGACGGCACCAATACGCGCAGCGACGCCTATGGCGGCTCGATCGAGAACCGCACGAGGCTGACGCTGGAGGTGGTCGATGCGGTGGTGAATGTGTTCGGGAAGGGGCGCGTCGGCATCCGCCTGTCGCCGGTCACGCCCGCCAACGATGCGCGCGACAGCGACCCGCAGCCGCTGTTTGCGCATCTCGTCGCCCGGCTGGACGAGGCAGGGCTCGCTTTCATCCATGTCATCGAGGGCGCGACGGGCGGGCCGCGCGACTTCCTGCCGTTCGACTATGACGCGCTGCGTAAGGCCTTCCGCGGCGCCTATATCGCCAATAACGGCTTCGACCGCGCCTCGGCGATCGAGGCGGTCGCGAGCGGGCGCGTCGATGCGGTCGCCTTCGGCCGGCTCTTCATCGCCAATCCCGACCTCGTCGACCGGCTGCGGCGCGACTCAGCCCTGAACACGCCCGAGCC